A genome region from Rhinopithecus roxellana isolate Shanxi Qingling chromosome 10, ASM756505v1, whole genome shotgun sequence includes the following:
- the LOC104672859 gene encoding taste receptor type 2 member 20, with translation MMSFLHIVFSILVVVALLLGNFANGFIALINFIAWVKRQKISSADQIIAALAVSRAGLLWVIVLHWYSTVLNPTSSSLKVTIFISNAWAVTNHFSNWLATSLSIFYLLKIVNFSRLIFHHLKRKAKSVVLVIVLGASLFLVCDLVMENMYINVWTKEYERNITWKIKLRNATYLSNLIAVTVANLIPFTLTLISFLLLICSLCKHLKKMKRYGKGSQDPSTKIHLKALQTVTSFLILFAVYFLCVIISLWNYKKQQKELVLILCQAVGIIYPTFHSFILIWGNKKLKQSFLSILWQVNCWAKGQNLSTP, from the coding sequence ATGATGAGTTTTCTACACATTGTTTTTTCCATTCTAGTAGTGGTTGCATTGCTTCTTGGAAATTTTGCCAATGGCTTTATAGCACTGATAAATTTCATTGCCTGGGTCAAGAGACAAAAGATCTCCTCAGCTGATCAAATTATTGCTGCTCTGGCAGTCTCCAGAGCTGGTTTGCTCTGGGTAATAGTCTTACACTGGTATTCAACTGTGTTGAATCCAACTTCATCTAGTTTAAAagtaacaatttttatttctaatgccTGGGCAGTCACCAACCATTTCAGCAACTGGCTTGCTACTAGCCTCAGCATATTTTATTTGCTCAAGATCGTCAATTTCTCCAGACTTATTTTTCATCACTTAAAAAGGAAGGCTAAGAGTGTAGTTCTGGTGATAGTGTTGGGGGCTTCGTTATTTTTGGTTTGTGATCTTGTGATGGAAaacatgtatataaatgtgtggACAAAAGAATATGAAAGAAACATAACTTGGAAGATCAAATTGAGGAATGCAACGTACCTTTCTAACTTGATTGCGGTCACGGTAGCAAACTTGATACCATTCACTCTGACCCTGATATcttttctgctgttaatctgCTCTCTGTGTAAACATCTGAAGAAGATGAAGCGCTATGGCAAAGGATCTCAAGATCCTAGCACCAAAATCCACCTAAAAGCTCTGCAAACTGTGACCTCCTTCCTCATATTATTTGCCGTTTACTTTCTATGTGTAATCATATCGCTTTGGAATTACAAGAAGCAACAGAAAGAACTTGTCTTAATCCTTTGCCAAGCTGTTGGAATCATATATCCAACATTCCACTCATTCATTCTGATTTGGGGGAACAAGAAGCTAAAGCAGAGCTTTCTTTCAATTTTGTGGCAGGTGAATTGCTGGGCCAAAGGACAGAACCTGTCAACTCCATAG
- the LOC104672858 gene encoding taste receptor type 2 member 50: MIPFLHIFFPVLTLILFVLGNFANGFIALVNFIDWVKRKKISLADQILTALAVSRVGLLWALLLNWYLTQLNPAFYSVQLRITSYNAWVVTHHFSMWLAASLSVFYLLKIANFSNLIFLHLKRRVRSIILVILLGALSFLVCHLLVVNMDENMWTEEYEGNMTGKMKLRNAAHLSYMTVTTLWSFIPFMLSLISFLMLIFSLCKHLKKMQLHCEGSRDPSTTVHLKALQTLISFLLSWAIFFLFLIVSVWSPRKLQNEPVFMVCKAVGNIYLSFDSFILIWRTKKLKHIFLLILCQIRC, encoded by the coding sequence ATGATACCttttctacacattttttttccagttctaacattgattttatttgttcttgGAAATTTTGCCAATGGCTTCATAGCACTGGTAAATTTCATTGACtgggtgaaaagaaaaaagatctccTTGGCTGACCAAATTCTCACTGCTCTGGCGGTCTCCAGAGTTGGTTTGCTCTGGGCATTATTATTAAATTGGTATTTAACTCAGTTGAATCCAGCTTTTTATAGTGTACAGTTAAGAATTACTTCTTATAATGCCTGGGTTGTAACCCACCATTTCAGCATGTGGCTTGCTGCTAGCCTCAGCGTATTTTATTTGCTCAAGATTGCCAATTTCTCcaaccttatttttcttcatttaaagagGAGAGTTAGGAGTATCATTCTGGTAATACTGTTGGGGGCTTTGTCATTTTTGGTTTGTCATCTTCTTGTGGTAAACATGGATGAGAATATGTGGACAGAAGAATATGAAGGAAACATGACCGGGAAGATGAAATTGAGGAATGCAGCACACCTTTCGTATATGACTGTAACTACCCTGTGGAGCTTCATACCCTTTATGCTGTCCCTGATATCTTTTCTGATGCTAATCTTTTCTCTGTGTAAACATCTCAAGAAGATGCAGCTCCATTGTGAAGGATCTCGAGATCCCAGCACCACGGTCCACCTAAAAGCTTTGCAAACTCTGATCTCCTTCCTCCTGTCATGggccattttctttctattcctaatCGTTTCCGTTTGGAGTCCTAGGAAGCTGCAGAATGAACCAGTTTTCATGGTTTGCAAGGCTGTTGGAAACATATATCTTTCTTTCGACTCATTCATCCTAATTTGGAGAACCAAGAAGCTAAAAcacatctttcttttgattttgtgtCAGATTAGGTGCTGA